CAAGCACATTTCgctttttgtattatttaaacgAAGCCGTCCATAAGCTAAGTAGATTCCACACTCCATTTAAAACTACACCGTCAAAGTGCCTTGACTCAGTTGGGAAGTAATGCCATTTACTATCCTGATGCCTTGCGAAGCGAAGTTTCTTTTCTAATactttacattttatttgtaacaAAATTGTTTCTCTGGATTCAagttttttagattttttacgTTTATGGGACAGTTTTTATACTCGTGCATCAATGACAACAAGAGCTATTTTGATTATTGCTTTATTTCGAATTTTGCTGATGAATACGAATTGCATCCACGACATATCCTAGACAAATTATCTAAGAGAAAGCTCAAACATGAACATTAAGCTACATATAAGAATCAAAAGAATGCCTTAAAAATAACAATCTGTTTCATATCGAATCTCTCCCACAATAAAGCAACTTTGACGTCTTTTTGGCGCTTTAATATACAATTAATTCACATTCACGATAGTTGCTCACATCCTTTCAATCACTTTGTGCAGAAGCAGCCGGCAGTTACGGTGACCGTTTTGAACTGCCAAGGTTGATCCTTGTTCATCCACGAATAGGGGTGATCGGACTGAGAGGTCTGTGCCAGGACCTTTACCTTATATTCCAGTGGCCTGCAATTGGATCCATGCGAGCACTTGGCCAGATCCCGACCAGCGCCCGATTCGCAAACGGCATTCATCAGAAAGCGAGGGAAGTGCAGACCACCCAGATCCACGAGCTCATTCTGggaataacaaaataattataaacatCTGACGCGGCTGAATGGTATCCCAACGAACCGTAACTTTGCAGTCGCAGCCTGCGGAATGGACATCATTGCGTTTGGTGGTCACCAGATCCTCATAGAAATCGTTATAGTACATGGGCGGCAGCTGATGGGGCATGACCATCGCCATCTCTGTGGGATGTGGAGTGCTGGGACTGAATCCGAATAGGGCACTGAGCATTTTCGATGTACTGCGATCgggctgctgctcctccgcgcGGTGTTCCAGACTCCTTAGACCCACCATCTCGTCCAAACCTTCATCGCTGGCGTACTGACTGGCGATTCCTTTATTTGTCAGGCTAAGCAGCGCCATTGCCATAATGGAAATGGGCAACTTGGAACGGAAGGgttttaaaatgaattcaGTTCGGAGTATATCCTTGTGCGCCCTCCTTTGTAATTTCGTTTCTATATCTTTCGGCTCTCATCCAGATGAAACTTACCCACGGCATCATGCTCGATCTGTGCCTGACCAGCGCTGTACTCCTTCTGCAGCTCTGGCCAAGGAGTCGCCATACTTTTATATCCATTTAGGACAAAAGCCGCCTCTCGGATTACCTTTTGTGCCAGAGATGAGAGCAGCAGCATCCATTACGGTTCGTCACC
The sequence above is a segment of the Drosophila melanogaster chromosome 2L genome. Coding sequences within it:
- the Ptth gene encoding prothoracicotropic hormone, isoform G — its product is MAMALLSLTNKGIASQYASDEGLDEMVGLRSLEHRAEEQQPDRSTSKMLSALFGFSPSTPHPTEMAMVMPHQLPPMYYNDFYEDLVTTKRNDVHSAGCDCKVTNELVDLGGLHFPRFLMNAVCESGAGRDLAKCSHGSNCRPLEYKVKVLAQTSQSDHPYSWMNKDQPWQFKTVTVTAGCFCTK
- the Ptth gene encoding prothoracicotropic hormone, isoform E → MPWLPISIMAMALLSLTNKGIASQYASDEGLDEMVGLRSLEHRAEEQQPDRSTSKMLSALFGFSPSTPHPTEMAMVMPHQLPPMYYNDFYEDLVTTKRNDVHSAGCDCKVTNELVDLGGLHFPRFLMNAVCESGAGRDLAKCSHGSNCRPLEYKVKVLAQTSQSDHPYSWMNKDQPWQFKTVTVTAGCFCTK
- the Ptth gene encoding prothoracicotropic hormone, isoform F, with the protein product MDIKVWRLLGQSCRRSTALVRHRSSMMPWLPISIMAMALLSLTNKGIASQYASDEGLDEMVGLRSLEHRAEEQQPDRSTSKMLSALFGFSPSTPHPTEMAMVMPHQLPPMYYNDFYEDLVTTKRNDVHSAGCDCKVTNELVDLGGLHFPRFLMNAVCESGAGRDLAKCSHGSNCRPLEYKVKVLAQTSQSDHPYSWMNKDQPWQFKTVTVTAGCFCTK